The genomic segment ATATGGATGTGGATGGCGATAGCTGCAGCATCTTTCTCATTTACCTCATGTGATGATGATTATTGGCATGATGATTATTACTGGTATGATGACTATAATCAGGGTGGCTGGGGATGGAATCAGGGCGACTGGAACAACGGTTCTAACGGCTCTCAGAATGATTACCTGCTGTCGGAGGCTCAGACTCTTACAGGCGACTGGAGAGGCTCTGTGATGCTCTCTGAACTTGCTGAGGACGGCCAGTCTCGCAATAACTACAGTTTCAATGCCGAGATGACGTTCTATCAGGCGGGTGATAAGGTTAACTCGCTCAGTGGTAATGGTGTAGAAGTGGATTATGCCGATGATGGAAGCAATGAATCCCAGACTCTGAAGTTTACCTGGTACATCGATAAGAATGGTGATATTTATATCCGTTATAATGATTCTGGTGCTACCTATGTGATGGATGCAGGTGCTAAGCAGTATGGTTTCTATCTGGGTGATGAAAAGGGTCAGGATGTGTTCTATGGTTTTATGATAGGAACAGGTAAGGCTAAGGGTGATGTGATGCAAATTGATTTAGTACGCTACGATCCGAGTGGAGCCCGTAAGAAGACCCGTTCTGCTGCAACCGATTCCGTAGCTTCTAGCTTCGGTAAGGCTACCGGCAGGGCATTCATGCCACATGCAATCAAGAAGTTGCCAAGAAGATGATGATATAAACCAAGAAATCCGCTCTCTCATTGATTTGAAAGAGCGGATTCTTTTGTTTGTATATAGCCTGATTTATTTAAAGCCCCAGATTCTTGATGATTTCTGCATCTACGTTTTCCACTTCCTTCTCGATTTCATCAGGGAGATTACAGAAGAAGTCGATGCCGGTTTTGTCTTCCAGCGTCTTGATGTTTACGACATAGTTGCCGAGCTTATCGCCCTTTTCAAATGCCTTGTTCTCGTGAGGGAACCAGTAGCCGAAAGCGCTGTATTTGTGCTTGTTACTTTTCGTATCAAACGTTTTTTCCAATATTGCTACAAAGAAATACTTTGGTACTGGGATGTAACCTGTTGTTGCAGTATAGACCGTTTGTCTTCCGTTGATATATTCAATAATGTTTTCAGGACTGTCTATAGTACCGCCTTTTACAACAAATAGAGTATCCTTGTCATTTATTATAGCATTGGCTTTTTTCCTCAAGGCGTTCTCCATTTGTATCCATGTTCCGTTCTGGTTGAATTTGGCATATTGTGGTTGCATGTTGGTCAGAAAGTCTGTCTGTCTTTCCTGGGTACTGTTTAATCTTCTGTCGCCTGATGGGCAGATGTGTCCATGATCATATCTTCCATTGCCTTTATATGGATCATAAGTGAAGTCTACCACTCCATATAGAGACTTTAAATCTGTATCAGATGGATAATCATCATCAGGTCTACCAACATTGTTTTTATTGTTTCCTGTATGGAAAGTGTAGCAGCTCCATCTCTGGCTCTTCATGTTGTCATCCCATTCTGTAGAATAGTTCAACATACCTGTTGTATTATCCATGTGAACGATGGCATAGCTGGTACCATTGTTCTTGAGCTTTGGGAACTCTAGACCGCCGATAGCGTTTCTTACCACTTGTGGCATGTTGGCAGTAGCCACATTCTTATTTGTATTGTTCTTATCGGTTGATTTACCACCGGTAGTGCCACCTGTGCTTCCACCACCTGTATTACCGCCACCGGTTGTACCACCATTTTCAGGATAATAGAACTGCAGGGTATCGTCAGTGCCGCAGGCGGAGAACGTCATCGCAGCAACGAGCGCGAAGATAAAAAACTTAGTATGCTTCATAAAATTCTCGATAATGTTTTGAAGTTAAAGATTAAGTACTTTCTATATAATAATGTATGTAGAAATCGATTGCATGAGGATAGAATAGCGAAAAAAAGTGCATTCCTACGTATATGCAACTACGCTGGAATGCACTCAGTATCTTTGCGATAATAAATATATCCTTATAAAAAAGGTATATTATTACTTCTTCAATTTGCCGTAACGGTTCATGAAGCGGTCTACGCGACCCGCTGTATCAACGAGCTTGCTCTTACCTGTGTAGAATGGGTGAGATGTGCTAGAGATTTCAATCTTAACAACTGGATAAGTCTCGCCTTCGAATTCAACAGTGTCGTTAGTCTTGCATGTAGACTGAGAGAGGAACATATCGCCGTTAGACATATCCTTGAATACTACAGGACGATAATTCTCTGGATGAATACCTTTTTTCATTTTTCTTTTTTATTTTTATTGGGTTATTAAAATTAGACGTCATGGGGATGCTTGCTGCATCATTTCGTGTCCCTTATCGGGGCATGCCCATTATAGCCTGTTATCAATTTCAGGCTGCAAAGTTACGCTTTTTTCCTGAAACCACCAAATTTTTCCTCTTCTTTTTAAGAAATATTTTGGAAAAGAGCATAATACGTAGGTTCGCGTTCCCTCCTGACATCTGTGTCTTTAATGGATGAAAAGAAATCCCCATCGCCTCTGTTTGGGTAGAGGACGATGGGGATCAGTATTTTTTCTAATACATAATATCTACTAGGGGAATTACTTTGCGTATACGATTTCCATCTTGGCAATACGGAGCTGAACGCCACCGCCTGTACCATCGAAGGTATTTGTATAGGTTGCTGTATTTCCTGCGAATACTACTGTAGCAGTTTTGTTACCTACAGCATTCCAGTTCTTGTTTGTATCGTATGTGCAAGTAAAGATGATCTTTGCGATAGGCTTGCTGGCTGTGAAAGTCATCTTGTTGTTTGCATAGATACGCAACTCTTTAAACTTTGCGTTGTAAGCAGGATTGTTTGTACCACTGTTCTTGTCAAATGCGATAACTGTGCCGTCAGACAATTTGATCTCTGTAAGAGTAGCATCAGGTTTCAATGCGCTGACGTCATCAATCTTAAGGCTTTCGCCGGCTGTTACACTGCTATTAGCCAACGTTACGGTCAGGCCGTTGATGGTAATGCCGTCTTTTGTAGCAGGAGTATCAGGCTTTGATGGAGTGTCTGGAGTTCCTCCTGTAGCCTCTTTCACTGAGAGATTCTTTACTTCCCATGTTCCAGATGAAGCTGCGCAGGCATAGTGGAGAGCGATAACAACATTCTTCTTGCCCTTGAAGGCTGAGAGATCGTGCTTGTAGGTTTCCCAGGTTTTCCAATCCACACCTTCCTTCATTGTGCCAGTAATGTCAGTCCACTTGGTTGTTGCTGGGTCACCAGTGTAATTGTCTGTGATGAGAACCTGATTCTTTACTCCCTCAACGGCTGCACCATCTTTGGTAACATAACGGAGTATGTAAGAGAATTCCAATGTCGCGCCTTTAGATGCAGAGAGGTCGATAGCCTTAGATACAATGTAGCTTTCTGAAGGAGTTGTTGTCTTAGAGGTAAAATCGTAACCTGTAGCCTTTGCATAGCCATAAGAGTCGATGACCCATGCTGTACCCTTGATGGTCTTGGCTGTGAAAGAACCGAAGCTCTTGCTGAAGGTTTCGTTGATGTAGCCGTCTCCCGGAGTATCTGGAGTTGAACCGCCCATTGGCTTACCGTTGAGTGTTACAACATAGTTGCCCGTGTCATACTCTTTGGTGCCATTGAAGTTTTTTGCCTTTCCGCAAATCACCACCTCATCGCCTGGCTTGAGAGCATCCTCGCCTGAGAACTTGGTGCGGTTAGGACCAGCGTAGCCATTGAATACATAAAACTGATTGGCAGCTGTGCCATCGTCGGAGATGTAATATTTCAAGCTGCCATAGTTGGGATCATAGCTGCCTTCCTTAACAGATACCACCTTACCCTTGGTGTAAACTTCCTGGTCGGCACTTCCGCCATCCTCGATATACTTAACGATACCAGCCACATTGAATGGGTCTGCAGCAGTACCTGTACCCTTAGGCTCGCCAGCACTTGGAGCTTCAGGCTTGGTAGGCAATGTGTAAGGTTCTGGCACATCCTCACAGCTAATGAATGTGAAGGCAGCCATAGCCGCCATCAAAACTGAAAATATATACTTTTTCATATTATTGTCTTTTTAAATATTGTTACTATTTTGATAATCAGTAATTACTTGATAGAGATGAGATTGCCACCCTTAATCTCTTTGGTGCCGTTATAATCAAGCAGGGTGCCTGATACAACCACCTTCTTGCCTGGTACAAGGATACCCTTGGTTTCCTCTGTCCACTTTGCACCATCGATGTTGTAGCAACGGAACACCTCGAGAGTCTTGCCTTCTGTATCCTTACCGTCGTCAGAGATAACGAATGTACCGTTACCATACGTGCCTGTATCTACATCTTTCACCTTTACGATGATACCGGTAGCATAAACCTTAGCATCGCCTGCTGTACCGGCTTTGATCTTCTCCAGTGCCTGAGCCACGGTATAAGGCTTCTCCAATGTAC from the Segatella copri genome contains:
- a CDS encoding DNA/RNA non-specific endonuclease codes for the protein MKHTKFFIFALVAAMTFSACGTDDTLQFYYPENGGTTGGGNTGGGSTGGTTGGKSTDKNNTNKNVATANMPQVVRNAIGGLEFPKLKNNGTSYAIVHMDNTTGMLNYSTEWDDNMKSQRWSCYTFHTGNNKNNVGRPDDDYPSDTDLKSLYGVVDFTYDPYKGNGRYDHGHICPSGDRRLNSTQERQTDFLTNMQPQYAKFNQNGTWIQMENALRKKANAIINDKDTLFVVKGGTIDSPENIIEYINGRQTVYTATTGYIPVPKYFFVAILEKTFDTKSNKHKYSAFGYWFPHENKAFEKGDKLGNYVVNIKTLEDKTGIDFFCNLPDEIEKEVENVDAEIIKNLGL
- a CDS encoding type B 50S ribosomal protein L31 — encoded protein: MKKGIHPENYRPVVFKDMSNGDMFLSQSTCKTNDTVEFEGETYPVVKIEISSTSHPFYTGKSKLVDTAGRVDRFMNRYGKLKK